The following are from one region of the Papaver somniferum cultivar HN1 unplaced genomic scaffold, ASM357369v1 unplaced-scaffold_132, whole genome shotgun sequence genome:
- the LOC113333148 gene encoding pto-interacting protein 1-like codes for MSCFGCCDDDDNRKATDAGGPYMVNNAVGNHGGHYASDATAKVPQTVKVQPIEVPIVTVDELKDVTENFGTKALIGEGSYGRVYYGELKSGRAAAIKKLDASKQPDQEFLAQVSMVSRLKHEHVVELLGYCVDGNLRVLAYEFATMGSLHDILHGRKGVKGAQPGPVLSWAQRVKIAVGAAKGLEYLHEKAQPHIIHRDIKSSNILLFDEYVAKVADFDLSNQAPDMAARLHSTRVLGTFGYHAPEYAMTGQLSSKSDVYSYGVVLLELLTGRKPVDHTLPRGQQSLVTWATPRLSEDKVRQCVDQRLGGDYPPKAVAKMAAVAALCVQYEADFRPNMSIVVKALQPLLNARPGPPGPGESTSM; via the exons ATGAGTTGCTTCGGCTGCTGTGATGACGATGATAACAGGAAGGCTACTGATGCTGGAGGCCCGTACATGGTCAATAATGCAGTAG GTAACCATGGAGGGCATTATGCCTCAGATGCAACTGCGAAGGTTCCCCAAACTGTAAAAGTCCAGCCTATTGAAGTCCCTATCGTCACGGTTGATGAGCTGAAGGACGTGACAGAGAACTTCGGGACTAAGGCCTTAATTGGGGAAGGGTCATATGGTAGAGTATACTATGGTGAACTTAAAAGTGGAAGGGCTGCTGCCATAAAGAAGTTGGACGCAAGTAAGCAGCCCGACCAAGAGTTCTTAGCTCAG GTATCTATGGTTTCAAGGTTGAAACATGAACATGTTGTAGAACTACTTGGTTATTGTGTTGATGGCAATCTTCGAGTCCTCGCCTATGAGTTTGCTACAATGGGATCACTGCACGATATTCTTCATG GGCGGAAAGGCGTTAAAGGAGCTCAACCGGGTCCAGTTCTATCATGGGCACAACGAGTTAAAATAGCTGTAGGTGCAGCAAAAGGACTTGAATACTTGCATGAAAAGGCTCAACCCCACATTATCCATCGTGACATCAAGTCCAGTAACATTCTTCTTTTTGATGAATATGTTGCGAAGGTTGCTGATtttgacttgtcaaatcaagctCCTGACATGGCAGCACGTCTGCATTCTACCCGTGTTCTTGGGACTTTTGGTTATCATGCTCCAGA ATATGCAATGACTGGGCAGCTAAGCTCAAAGAGTGATGTTTATAGTTACGGTGTAGTCTTGTTGGAGCTCTTGACTGGCCGCAAACCTGTTGACCATACGTTACCAAGGGGGCAACAGAGTCTCGTGACATGG GCTACGCCAAGACTTAGTGAAGACAAGGTCCGGCAATGTGTTGACCAAAGACTAGGAGGAGACTACCCTCCAAAAGCAGTTGCAAAG ATGGCTGCAGTAGCTGCACTGTGTGTGCAATATGAAGCTGATTTCCGGCCGAACATGAGCATTGTGGTCAAAGCTCTCCAACCCCTTTTAAATGCTCGACCAGGACCTCCTGGTCCCGGTGAATCAACAAGCAtgtga